One Vallitalea pronyensis genomic region harbors:
- a CDS encoding ATP-binding cassette domain-containing protein has product MMGPSGSGKTTLLQILGLLDEATTGCLSIDGISVSHI; this is encoded by the coding sequence ATTATGGGACCTTCAGGGTCAGGAAAAACAACACTATTACAGATACTAGGTTTGTTAGATGAGGCAACAACAGGTTGTTTATCCATTGATGGTATTTCTGTTAGTCATATATAA